The Asterias rubens chromosome 16, eAstRub1.3, whole genome shotgun sequence region GTTTACGAAGACAAATTTATcaattctttagaaaaaaaagtgaaaatgaaagacaGCACTACCTTTGATTGAGCACCATTGGACCAATTTGCCATCAAAAGCTTTGCAATTGATGATAAATTGAAAAAGGTTTTCTGAAGACAACTCTTATACCAATTTATCATTACTATTGACAACATGAAATTCTCAGCAAGGAGGAAAatgaaggtaaaaaaaacagggtttgcTGTTCTGTTACTTCGATTACCTAGGATTATACTAGGATAATTGCACAGTGGTAACAGTtggtggaaaaaaaacaatacacagaTGGACATCAGGGcatgaaaaaacatgcacaaacaccaatgaacaaaggtatttaaaaaggcaagacatatatgtatatacataaATCCTCAATCTAGGTACAAAATAGGGCTACTATAacccaatataaaaacaatattttgtaaatgacaaaaataaataattcttcaatattatcaatctttaaagacattggcaCTCATATTGGGTTTTGTCCATTAAAtactgatttataggcaaaaatataaagaaatataCACCAGACCTGCcaaccttgtaaaaaaaaattgagtacCACATTATCGCAGCGGCATAAGCCAGATCGCCCAGTGCACGTCGGCATATGGCACAATGCTTACGGTCAGTCAGCAAAAACCATGGACCACGTCATTTAGATGAACCATTCATTTAATGTAATTATATATCATATTCACACAAAATACAGGCTActtcataaaattaaaaaaaggtgtATCATGATATCAGTGTTTATCTTAGGGTGGTTTGTGTGGCCTTTTCTGACTTTTTGTGCTCGTGACCTTAAAagtctggaaaaaaaatgaaaaagaaataacCAGTTGACTGGAAACTATGTTCCAAATGCCTAGATCAAGGATTTAAAACTGAAggggcaaatattttttttttttttttttttttttaatatcacaaaaaaattggccaggggtttccctaTGGGCGGTGAGCCCATTTTCACATATTTCTGATCCATAACATATATTAATTTCATTGACAAGCTCTGTTGAACAATGTTCCTAAATCAGTAGTAACTTAAACTCGGCATGCAAATATTATAACTTGGTATCCAGCTTTGGTTGCCCAGTAAGCGGACAAACGAAAGCCCACCGTAGAGTTTTCCAGTTCCACTTCAATTCAGGCATGCTTCAATTCATCATTTGTTTCCCTTATCAGGCTTATACAAAGATTACAGGCCATTAATTTCCCATTATTCTCCCCAAATTCTCGGGAGTTGGGAAAAATCGTGACGCAAATAATAACATGACTACCTCCTGACCTAAACTGCTGCCGCTCTTTGAGTGAGATGTCTAAATCAAATTAAGTGTGTGGACTGCCGACTGCATGTGCACGCGTGCATTCTCTTTTTTTCCGGGTGAAGGAGTACTTTTTCCCCCATCACTGACACTTCGCCTTCGATCGGCGTCCATGTTGCatagtagggacttttcgttttcgacgacggatggttctgcgacgggtaagatgacatttggcgtcatctgcgcatgcgtcggctttgaggacgggagccctcaatttctacaacagtactttggatgattcttcgttgtgctgaaaacgacaacgtttaggtgaacaaccgtcgcagaaccatccgtcgtcgaaaacgaaaagtccctagaTATAAACACACGGCGACGCCGAACGAATTCGAGCCGAGTTGtgtgcacgtacatgtacatccatgcataaggctgtacatgtactataccaGGTTGACCGAACTGGTATGCGCCATTCCCACCCCCTCTGTTACGCATTGGTTCATTAGTTTTCCAGCGGGAgtaagaattttaaaaataattctaAGCACAACCTCTTTTTTATCGAAGCGCATAATGATCACTCAGATGTGGGGTGTTTTTGATCTGTTGTTTTTGCACTTGGGGTTGAACGAATAACAGTTGAttaaattgagaacaaaattgTCCGTTCGTGCTGCAGTTTTAAAACACCGCGATTTAGATTTAGCCTTTTGCGTACATTCTGCAGCATATCTCGTACCACCGTAATCAGGGGTGAAAATGCGTGCATGGTACGCAAAATGCGTACAGGTTGGCAGGTCTGATACACTATAAGTCACATGTCAAAGTTCAGCTGAGTGCACTGCCTAGTTGttaagaaaacagcaacaaacagcTTCCAATCAGCATCACAAAAAACACATCCCAACAAAAACTTCTATTACCTTGGTAGCTTAGTGAACTTATGCGTGACTATAGCCTGCTTGCAGTCACATTCTCCGCAGGCATACTCTATACCCTCCTCTCTGAAGAACTGCTCCAGCGCCGTCTGGATCGACCCGATCGGGTTAGAATGACTGAAACATGGACCAATAATAACAATCGTTAATAGGAGTccctaaccaccggttcttttcggaaccaacactagtcacatagagatattcacatgttgtcaccgcaaacctctctaagttaggccgtgttcgaattggcgacttcggctacggccattcttcaacactgacagacgcgctgatctagccgtagctgtagccaaagtcgccaatttggacacggccttatacCTCAACCTGGATCGACCCGATAGGGTTAGAAATACtgaaatatggaaaagtttaaaacaattgatacaaatattgaattgtgacaattaacattttaaaatttaaaaagtatggCAATGAATTTACTTTTATAGAGAAGGAAACTTCTCCAAAAATCACAttagttttgtttccttttggttttattaaaaaataccaaacaacaaGTCCGGTAACAATTTTtcagtttacaaaaagtgacatCAAGAGTTTATGATGTATATTAGAATAATTTAAAGATAAAACATTAgtcattaacaattaaaaattatagaaaaagCGATAGATAAGATATATAAATGCATTCGCTAACACAGAATTATTGAGGTGCAGTCGAGTCTGAGTGAAGTCCAGTTTACCTTGtcatgtggggaaaaaaattctgaCATTTGAGAACTTTGAGGCAGAGCCGAAAGTAATCCAAAAAGGAGAACattctcaatacatgtacagattacaaTAGATATATTGCCTTGGATCTCGTGCTTAAAAAGAcattcaaaatacacaatataTCGTTCAAAATTAGGGAATACATTATGACATTAACAAGATCTCCTGTACTGTTTTTAACACTCCAGTAACATAgcacacaattataaaaatacaatgcacaatacaGGACACAATAAAACAGTCACTTAAAGACTAAAGGAAACAAATGTCAGCACAACACCCGCACTAGAAGCAGCCCAACAAATCACATCGTCTCAGGAATAACATAAAGGTTTATATACAAGATGCGAAAGTATCTTATATACAAGAGTTCTAGTATAATATCATAGCATAATATCAGAACCCTCCCAACTGAATGTTATGTGGCCACAAAACGGGGAGGAATACAAAACggaaaaaatattttagaactTTGTTGAGCCAGAgccgaaagtaaaaaaaaaaaaaagagtattctCAAGAGAGTAAAAATGATTGCCAAACCTCCTTCTGGGCATGTCCAGCGAGAGATCGTAGAATTGTTCCGCCTTGGTCACAACCTCCCTGCACTGCTTGCAGGTGATAGAGTGCATgacttcaaattcaaagttcTTGACAATCGGGCAGTCGTGCGGATAGCGAGACCTCAGTTTCATTTTATCATCATCCGTCCCTGGGGTCTCGTCCAAGGGGGagtttagcgccctcttgttggCCCTTTCGGTGTCGTCTTTGAGTTgatccaggcactgacagaggaACTCTTGCGCATCCTAGAAATGCagaggtttaaagacaatggacatgTACTGTCCTCCTTGAGGTGTTTGAAACCAAAATTAGACAGCCAGCCAAACTCCATTAATAATCGACATGAGAGTCAGGAAATAGCCTCCAAGCTCCTGTAGTGATTTATTCAAGCTGGGGGTATATGACGTCAGTGATGAACAAGGAGTAAAACTGTAATACTACAAGAATAGGAAAACTATAATGACTACATGTTGTAACGAATGGCTAAAAGAATGCTGAAGCCAAAATGCAATAATACACAGAACTAGACCTCACACAAATGGAAAATTGGGCGTGACCCGTGCAGTAAAAACCCACATGCATATCCCCTTAACCAGAAACGATATGTAAGCTAAATGTGAACACAAATCCCATGAATTAACGAGGCCTAAATACccacaaaaacaccctttgaaGTCCAAAAACAAGGCAAGGAAAGCTATAAACTTACAGGCAATGCTTCTCGTAGGCGTTATCTGAGAAGGCAGTAGATTGGGATGGATTAAACTAGTCACAAAGTGTGAAAATGTCGGAACAAACTTTTGACGGAAAATTGACAAAACGTGATTCGTTGAATGAATGAACTTGTTGGCAATAGAGGGCGCAATTTAAAAAACGGATAGATGGATCCAGAataggacactattggtaattgtcaaagaccagtcttctcacttggtgtatctcaacatatggataaaataacaaacctgcgaaaatttgagcttgattggtcgtcggagttgcgagataactatgaaagaacaaaacacccctgccatacgtagttgtgtgctttcagatgcttgatttcaagacctcaaattctaaacttgaggtctcgaaatcaaattcgtggaaaattacttctttctcgaaaactacgtcacttcagagggagccgttcctcacaatgttttatactatcaacagtctccccattactctttagcaagtgaggttatatgctgataattatttggagtaattaccaatagtgtccactgcctttaagagttggTTGGATTACTTTGTTGTAGTGCATGTCCTTTTGACAATATTCTATTGTCACGCAGAAGTTTTGAGGCAGTTAAGTATGGCACCACTGCTCATTTAACAACAATTATGGCAAGATGCATTTCGCAAATACCactgcgcaagcgcagactgttgaatgaggtgcatcagtgggatagatatggatacaatttgatcaccagctagaccactatgcacctaattccaagctttacgcacgcaccccagtatttgcgaaaaggtgttTTACTCTGATATTCGTATCGACACTCCGGCAACCAAATGTACTCTGAGATATTAACAACACTCTAGCAAGAAACAATGTAATACTCAGCAATATTAATGGCTCTTTAATATTAGCCTTTCATAAGcaacctttacaaaaaaaaacgtacAAGTGGGAGTGGAATTCATAtaccttattaataaaaaacgGAAAAGGTTTGACTATAATAATCTGCTCTTCAATAACCTGCCGGCTAATCTGGATTATACAAAGTAGGTGGAACCTGATAgagcttgattgattgattgattgattgattgattgattgattgattgattgattgattgattgattgattgaatgattggctgattgattgattgattgattgattgtacaaTAACCCAGGTCAGCTTGATTTTCTCTGAAGCAGCACCATTAACATAATGCAGATTTGATGACTTACGTGTTGCATAAATCCAGAGAATCGAGCTGCCGTTGTGGAGATAGCTTGCTTCACTTTACGTACACCCCAATGCTCTCCGCTGAGTGATTGCTCTGCTTGGCGCATAGCAATTGAGCTAAGGCCCTGTAACAGTAATCGATATATCAATACTTATGAGCAAGATCACAAcacctaaaacaaaagaattttgaCAGGGAGATTCATAACAGTcacaaaacttcacaaaattGTCCGTGTTAACTGCTTTGCAGAGCAAACAGGGGTTGccctcaacttttttttcaactggccagcaggaccagttggcttgattttttactggtccgccaggtttttgactggtccgtcaattttttatgttattttttgtttaactaataGTATACTGTTGTACCAACTGCTCGATTTCCGATCTTcgctatttcaaaattcaacatgaattGCAACGTCAACTTAACTGCACTGGAAGCCatactttatttatgtgtaCCAAGTTATTGTGTTCGTAAGGGGGCTCATTAATGTTagagatttttttctttaaaaatgtaatgacaatgttattaaaattaatttaaaaacaggtcaaattatttgtcagagcaaaatttaaaatgtcttcatttaggtagttttttttagtcCACGGTTAATTGTAAGCACTCGACATAAAAGTATTCCTAAGTAAGAAGAACttttttatgaagaaaacaaaatagtgtttttactataaaaaaaaaacccaacccaaaacactttaaaaccgACTGTTAAAATATCATTAACTTGTTATGTACTGCCTTCAAATCTACTGTGGGGGAGGGTTACGTGCGATCGCTcaagttattttatcatgtataaacattgcctattattgtagttttttaaaacggatttcatgtctaaaagatgcaagtactgcttcaaacctctttattcaagtacatttgtagcagcaggtttggggagttgttacatataagagtggactaaccactgggacctggttgtttatattttcatgtttaaaagatgcaagcactgcttcagacctctttattcaagtacatttgtagcagcaggtttagtgagttgttacataagagtggactaaccactatgacctggttgttaatattttcatgtctaaaagatcagtactgcttcagacctctatATTAAAGttcatttgtagcagcaggtttggggagttgttacataagagtggactaaccactgggacctggttgtttatattttcatgtttaaaagatgcaagcactgcttcagacctctttattcaagtacatttgtagcagtaggtttggggagttgttacataagagtggactaaccactaggacctggttgttaatattttcatgtctaaaagatgcaagcatatgcaaaatgacgtcataaggtCAATCTCGCTCGGGTATTCTCCAATGGGCCGAACCGCTGTGGAGTTTAGTATTCAGTGCCTTTCCCCTAATTATAGTGAAACAAAACTTGTGTAAACTAGACATTAGgggtttgtgaacaaacacaaagctgttctgtgttcttttgcttggattatgagctaaaattaccaaggagtctatcattgaaaaaaagaagaaaatgctgaatgagttatggtgcaacttccggttgacccggaagtagaggtcgacatggggtcatggtaacctaaggcgaatctccaatgcccaaggagtctctaactgagaatagtttgaaaatcgatattgccacactttgggttgacccggaagtagaggtcaacttgaggtcacggtttttcaaaattaatctccagtccccaaggagtctttaactacaaacagtctaaaaaacggcggtttacttcttgagatatggtgctacaaagatttcccaattaaatatgcaaatatgggtcacgtggttaattaattacgagttttaacatttttgggggtcggtggtttgatgtttgatctagtacgatttgatttcacagaactcttaaccaccaaactctgcgcttatgatcaccattttccgcttactgtgtttttcaaacatcatcgtgtcatgcatgcacacatgttatgttgggctaaaaattaagaaaaagaaaaggtaacactatcgatataaagataagaatctaacttaaatattacaaaaagaaaaaaaattagtttttggggataacaaaaataattttcccgTGCGCAGATTCGAACTTGCATGTGTCAGAGAAGtaagcgcgactgatgaccacttgGCTATGAGGACCGATGCACTAACAGTGGGTTAACATGTATCtatatcaacagaggggattatgatccggcgaaaaaATTCTCGTGTCAcgattttgcgaacattgtcactaaatatgaactgctcatgcctttaactattaagtagagttgaaatgtagtattagatgcctttaggtgttttgacgaggacgtcgtcgtcgtcaaaaacccctattcaattacgcacgttcgtccacgCAGGACGCCACCTCGGAcggagtctaaatttgacattttattttttcactcatttctcaaaaactacaacaccacagcaagtaatattttaa contains the following coding sequences:
- the LOC117300928 gene encoding ubiquitin carboxyl-terminal hydrolase 37-like; the encoded protein is MPRRSHSNPIGSIQTALEQFFREEGIEYACGECDCKQAIVTHKFTKLPRVIIIHLKRYKFDADAFQYSKLRRHILIPR